The following coding sequences lie in one Drosophila sulfurigaster albostrigata strain 15112-1811.04 chromosome 2R, ASM2355843v2, whole genome shotgun sequence genomic window:
- the LOC133838435 gene encoding protein MEMO1, whose protein sequence is MSARRASHAGSWYTDSGSDLSRQLDRWLSAADLSHGPARAIIAPHAGYAYCGACGAFAYRQVSPVVVKRIFILGPSHHVRLRGCALSVAKKYKTPLYDLKIDNEVNAELEKTGQFSWMDMKTDEDEHSIEMHLPYIAKVMEDFKDQFTIVPILVGSLNPDQEAQYGSLLAPYFMDPTNLFVISSDFCHWGQRFSYTYYDRSCGPIHKCIEQLDKQGMDIIETLSPSAFTEYLRKYNNTICGRHPIGVMLGAVKALQDQGFKNMSFKFLKYAQSSQCIDMEDSSVSYASGSLIFEN, encoded by the exons ATGTCGGCCAGGAGAGCATCGCACGCAGGAAGCTGGTACACAGATTCAG GCTCGGATCTCTCGAGGCAATTGGATCGCTGGTTAAGTGCAGCAGATCTTTCCCATGGACCAGCGCGTGCTATTATTGCACC ACATGCCGGTTATGCCTATTGCGGTGCCTGTGGTGCTTTTGCCTATCGCCAAGTGAGCCCAGTTGTTGT CAAACGCATTTTCATCTTGGGTCCATCCCATCATGTCCGGCTTCGTGGTTGTGCGCTTTCAGTGGCGAAAAAGTATAAGACACCTTTGTATGATCTCAAAATTGATAACGAAG TCAACGCAGAGCTGGAGAAGACGGGTCAATTCTCTTGGATGGACATGAAAACAGACGAGGATGAGCACTccattgaaatgcatttgcctTACATAGCTAAAGTTATGGAAGA CTTTAAGGATCAATTCACCATTGTGCCTATATTAGTGGGCTCACTGAATCCCGACCAGGAGGCCCAATACGGCAGCTTGTTGGCCCCCTACTTTATGGATCCAACGAACCTCTTTGTGATATCTTCCGATTTTTGCCACTGGGGTCAACGTTTCAGCTACACTTACTACGATCGCTCCTGCGGACCGATTCACAAGTGCATCGAGCAGTTAGATAAGCAGGGCATGGACATCATTGAGACGCTTAGTCCCAGTGCATTTACCGAGTATTTgcgtaaatataataatacgaTATGCGGTCGTCATCCCATTGGCGTCATGTTGGGCGCTGTTAAAGCTCTGCAGGATCAGGGCTTTAAAAACATGAGCTTTAAATTTCTCAAGTATGCACAGAGCAGCCAGTGCATCGACATGGAGGATTCCAGCGTTAGCTATGCCTCTGGATCACTTATATTTGAGAATTAA
- the LOC133838436 gene encoding uncharacterized protein LOC133838436 produces MDNKEKQSDELLSRIRSELTAILAENASNDPERKISYDMIMKPSPLSSLEQQNRTKQTKKNKSKHSGVFQRPQTYRQSMGGKSITMKPSTERLTDGQQPKSSSNDQVSTSSVHSAASVLSSRLSNLDRSLAVDFMESQSAKTMDEDIKRMQLELGESYKLFQSIGEKLENINFSSLKSRIRDLHLSNNNDLNKITTSQLKKSFEENYLQNRLDKITTDVSDDFRRHPGEFGDIPELSSFFQACAQLEHGLDSLKQQRKRSSELEQRLCWANEIAFNRMQEIRYAVGDKPKTNF; encoded by the exons atggACAACAAAGAGAAACAAAGCGATGAATTACTAAGTCGCATACGCAGTGAACTGACTGCGATTCTGGCTGAAAA TGCCAGCAATGATCCAGAACGTAAGATTTCCTACGACATGATTATGAAACCTTCGCCATTGTCTAGCTTAGAGCAACAGAATCGCacgaagcaaacaaaaaagaataaatcaaaacattCTGGGGTATTTCAACGTCCGCAAACATATCGTCAGTCTATGGGTGGCAAATCGATTACCATGAAACCATCAACTGAACGATTAACGGATGGCCAACAACCAAAATCTTCATCCAATGATCAAGTGTCCACATCAAGTGTCCATTCAGCAGCTTCAGTGCTGTCTTCACGACTCTCAAACTTGGATCGCAGCCTAGCAGTTGATTTTATGGAATCGCAAAGTGCTAAGACTATGGATGAGGACATCAAGCGAATGCAATTGGAATTGGGGGAGAGCTATAAGCTATTTCAAAGCATTGGCGAAAAACTAGAGAATATCAATTTTAGCAGTCTTAAGTCCCGTATACGTGATTTGCatttaagcaacaacaatgatctAAACAAGATTACCACATCACAATTAAAGAAGTCATTTGAAGagaattatttgcaaaatCGCTTAGATAAAATTACAACGGACGTCAGTGATGATTTTCGTCGGCATCCCGGCGAGTTTGGCGACATCCCGGAATTGAGCAGCTTCTTCCAAGCGTGCGCGCAACTGGAACACGGTTTGGACTCGCTAAAACAACAGCGCAAACGCAGCAGCGAATTGGAGCAGCGTCTTTGTTGGGCCAATGAGATTGCATTTAATCGCATGCAAGAAATTCGCTATGCGGTTGGCgacaagccaaaaacaaatttctaa